One genomic window of bacterium includes the following:
- the phnE gene encoding phosphonate ABC transporter, permease protein PhnE: protein MTPATPVPWYRSWRAYAGFVIAVLVYAYGWHVTQIQLGELWRGARLIRPFVSALATPDVAAREPVLERAAAGFDYGGAEPPSGPAVPPGGPSLGLSRRSGAIGDRVMVRGEGFAPGREGVLWWENQIGQRQQLAGFRTDAGGRFTAAVVAPDVQGTRNQIIAEVTTGLGPWRFSQTFFVVLDRMVETVFLALMGTTMGVIFAVPLSFLGARNLTGHLPAGGAVYALTRTVFNLARSIEALVLAIIFTVWVGLGPFAGVLALGVHSVASLGKLYSEAIESIDTGPIEAVMATGASSLQIIRYAVVPQIVPQFLAFTIYRWDINVRFSTVIGFVGGGGIGFVLQQYINLLQWPQAATALWMIALVVAALDYASAVVRERLV, encoded by the coding sequence ATGACACCGGCCACACCGGTGCCGTGGTATCGGTCCTGGCGCGCCTACGCCGGGTTCGTGATCGCAGTACTCGTGTACGCGTACGGTTGGCACGTCACGCAGATTCAGCTCGGCGAGCTGTGGCGCGGCGCGCGCCTGATCCGGCCGTTCGTCTCGGCCCTCGCCACCCCCGACGTCGCGGCGCGGGAGCCGGTGCTCGAGCGCGCCGCCGCGGGCTTCGATTACGGCGGGGCGGAACCGCCGTCCGGGCCCGCGGTCCCGCCGGGCGGACCCTCCCTCGGGCTGTCGCGACGATCCGGCGCGATCGGGGACCGTGTGATGGTGCGCGGCGAGGGCTTTGCGCCGGGCCGCGAGGGCGTGCTGTGGTGGGAAAATCAGATCGGCCAGCGCCAGCAGCTCGCGGGATTCCGCACCGACGCCGGGGGCCGGTTCACCGCCGCCGTCGTGGCACCGGACGTCCAGGGCACACGCAACCAGATCATCGCCGAGGTGACGACCGGCCTCGGCCCCTGGCGGTTCAGCCAGACCTTCTTCGTGGTGCTGGACCGCATGGTCGAGACGGTCTTCCTGGCGCTCATGGGCACGACGATGGGGGTGATTTTCGCCGTGCCCCTGTCGTTTCTCGGCGCGCGCAACCTGACCGGCCACCTGCCCGCCGGCGGCGCGGTCTACGCGCTCACCCGCACGGTGTTCAACCTCGCGCGCTCGATCGAGGCCCTCGTGCTGGCGATCATCTTCACGGTGTGGGTCGGGCTCGGCCCGTTTGCCGGCGTGCTGGCGCTCGGCGTGCACAGCGTGGCCTCGCTCGGGAAATTGTATTCGGAGGCCATCGAGAGCATCGACACGGGGCCGATCGAGGCGGTGATGGCGACCGGCGCGAGCAGCCTGCAGATCATTCGCTACGCCGTCGTGCCGCAGATCGTGCCGCAGTTTCTCGCCTTCACGATCTACCGTTGGGACATCAACGTCCGCTTCAGCACCGTGATCGGGTTCGTAGGCGGCGGCGGGATCGGTTTTGTGCTCCAGCAGTACATCAACCTGCTGCAGTGGCCGCAGGCGGCGACCGCCCTATGGATGATCGCGCTCGTTGTCGCCGCACTCGATTACGCGAGCGCGGTGGTGCGCGAACGCCTCGTGTGA
- the pgeF gene encoding peptidoglycan editing factor PgeF codes for MPLLRPGAFLATGVAAAAFTTRQGGVSGGPYRSLNLSYAVGDVRTAVARNRRRAAAAIGAVPGRLVEAQQVHGAGVALVGPHDAGRTLPGVDALVTDSPDVWLAVHTADCVPVVILDPARPAIAAVHAGWRGVAAGAVPAALGRLRTAFHSDPGRCLAALGPAVGGCCYEVDATVAGVMGEAPWWPRASRPGAPGKWYLDLREAIRAQLGASGVPAERIETIPGCTRCQPDLYFSYRRERVTGRMAACIRLCG; via the coding sequence GTGCCGTTGCTTCGTCCCGGCGCCTTCCTGGCCACCGGAGTCGCCGCGGCGGCGTTCACGACCCGACAGGGCGGCGTGAGCGGCGGTCCCTACCGGAGCCTCAACCTCTCCTACGCCGTCGGCGACGTGCGGACGGCGGTGGCCCGCAACCGCCGGCGCGCCGCGGCCGCGATCGGCGCCGTCCCGGGACGCCTGGTCGAAGCGCAGCAGGTGCACGGAGCCGGCGTGGCCCTGGTCGGCCCGCACGACGCCGGCCGCACCCTGCCGGGCGTCGACGCGCTCGTCACCGACTCGCCCGACGTGTGGCTGGCCGTGCACACGGCGGACTGCGTCCCCGTGGTCATTCTCGATCCCGCACGTCCGGCCATCGCCGCGGTGCACGCCGGGTGGCGCGGGGTGGCCGCCGGCGCCGTGCCGGCGGCCCTCGGACGGCTGCGCACCGCGTTTCACAGCGATCCTGGCCGGTGCCTCGCAGCACTCGGCCCCGCCGTCGGCGGGTGCTGCTACGAAGTCGACGCGACGGTCGCCGGCGTAATGGGGGAGGCGCCGTGGTGGCCGCGGGCGTCCCGCCCCGGAGCCCCGGGAAAGTGGTACCTTGATCTGCGCGAGGCCATCCGCGCGCAACTGGGCGCGTCCGGGGTGCCGGCTGAGCGGATCGAGACGATCCCGGGCTGCACGCGGTGTCAGCCGGATCTATACTTCTCGTATCGGCGTGAGCGCGTGACAGGACGCATGGCAGCGTGTATCCGGCTGTGCGGATGA
- a CDS encoding YggS family pyridoxal phosphate-dependent enzyme → MADLATNVQDVRARIAAAADRAGRRADAVLLVAVTKTVPVARIRDAVALGLRAFGENRVQESRKKIPAVPGVSWHLIGSLQRNKAKEAVRLFEVVHSIDSEALAEELSRRAEREGRAVDVLVQVNVAREPQKHGAAPEETAALVRRTAALPALRLRGLMTIAPAVANPEEARPVFRALRELRDRVGDEAGIVLPELSMGMSDDFEVAVEEGATMVRVGRAIFADRSHT, encoded by the coding sequence ATGGCCGATCTTGCGACCAACGTGCAGGACGTACGCGCGCGGATCGCGGCGGCCGCGGACCGCGCGGGCCGTCGGGCGGATGCCGTCTTGCTGGTCGCCGTCACCAAGACGGTCCCCGTGGCCCGCATCCGTGATGCGGTTGCCCTGGGACTCCGCGCATTTGGGGAAAACCGGGTCCAGGAGAGTCGCAAGAAGATTCCGGCGGTGCCGGGAGTGTCGTGGCACCTGATCGGAAGCCTTCAGCGGAACAAAGCCAAGGAGGCCGTGCGTCTGTTCGAGGTCGTTCACTCGATCGATTCGGAGGCGCTGGCCGAGGAGCTCAGCCGGCGCGCGGAGCGCGAGGGCCGGGCGGTCGACGTGCTCGTCCAAGTCAACGTGGCCCGCGAGCCGCAAAAGCACGGCGCCGCGCCGGAGGAGACCGCCGCGCTGGTCCGCCGGACCGCGGCGCTGCCGGCGCTCCGGCTGCGCGGGCTCATGACCATCGCCCCGGCCGTCGCGAATCCGGAAGAGGCGCGCCCGGTGTTTCGGGCGCTGCGCGAACTGCGTGATCGCGTCGGGGACGAGGCCGGGATCGTGCTCCCGGAGCTGTCGATGGGCATGTCGGACGATTTCGAGGTGGCCGTCGAGGAAGGCGCGACCATGGTCCGCGTCGGGCGGGCCATATTTGCAGACCGCAGCCACACATAG
- a CDS encoding cell division protein SepF, with the protein MSRVMQRMWQFLGFGEHEEGGAPAETAPSRAPIFRLHTQRSFEIVVLEPGQYDEAQTAADYLKTHRPIVLNLRNAHKDLGRRVVDFLSGVAYALDGHMHRVGDDIFLFTPAHVSITAEHVREEAASGGLFPVD; encoded by the coding sequence ATGAGCCGGGTCATGCAACGGATGTGGCAGTTCTTGGGCTTCGGCGAGCACGAGGAAGGAGGAGCACCGGCCGAGACCGCGCCGTCGCGGGCGCCGATTTTTCGCCTGCACACCCAGCGGTCCTTTGAGATCGTGGTCCTCGAGCCGGGGCAATATGACGAGGCGCAGACTGCGGCCGATTACCTCAAGACGCATCGGCCGATCGTGCTCAACCTCAGGAATGCCCACAAGGACCTGGGGCGGCGCGTTGTCGACTTTCTGAGCGGCGTCGCCTATGCGCTGGACGGGCACATGCACCGCGTGGGGGATGACATCTTCCTCTTCACCCCCGCCCACGTCTCTATTACGGCGGAGCACGTCCGCGAGGAGGCGGCATCCGGAGGGCTGTTCCCGGTCGATTGA
- the mtnA gene encoding S-methyl-5-thioribose-1-phosphate isomerase, which yields MSTEVPLWWDGGALCLLDQTALPHDVRIHRCTTWEDVAEAIRSLRVRGAPAIGLAAAYGVALAAGSGGGSRGARLVRLRAAASGLRAARPTAVNLAWAIDRQLALAESTADEQHLAERLLAEAHRLARADVEINRRLGAHGAALLPEGARVLTYCNTGMLATGGWGTAFGVLRWAHEHGRRIRVIVCETRPVLQGARLTAWELVQAGIPATLITDNAAAALMRAGEVDAVIVGADRIAANGDTANKVGTYALAVLAHAHGLPFYIAAPLSTVDLATPEGTVIPIEERSPDEVTMLAGTRVAAAGIAVRNPAFDVTPHRLITAIVTEAGVLRPPYPVTLRAARDAVGRGQAEAGR from the coding sequence ATGAGCACGGAGGTCCCCCTGTGGTGGGACGGCGGGGCGCTGTGTCTGCTCGACCAGACGGCGCTGCCGCACGACGTTCGGATCCACCGCTGCACGACGTGGGAAGACGTCGCCGAGGCGATCCGCTCCCTCCGCGTCCGCGGCGCGCCCGCGATCGGTCTCGCCGCGGCCTACGGCGTGGCGCTGGCGGCCGGAAGCGGGGGCGGGTCCCGCGGCGCACGTCTTGTCCGGCTGCGGGCGGCGGCGTCGGGGCTCCGCGCGGCGCGTCCGACGGCTGTCAACCTCGCTTGGGCGATCGACCGGCAGCTCGCCCTCGCCGAGTCGACGGCGGATGAGCAGCACCTCGCCGAGCGCCTGCTCGCCGAAGCGCACAGGCTCGCGCGGGCCGACGTGGAGATCAACCGTCGCCTCGGCGCCCACGGCGCCGCCCTGTTGCCGGAGGGCGCCCGGGTCCTCACCTACTGCAACACCGGCATGCTGGCGACCGGCGGGTGGGGCACCGCGTTCGGCGTCCTGCGGTGGGCGCACGAACACGGGCGGCGAATTCGCGTCATCGTCTGCGAAACCCGGCCGGTGCTCCAGGGCGCCCGGCTCACCGCCTGGGAACTGGTGCAGGCCGGCATTCCGGCGACGCTCATCACCGACAATGCGGCGGCGGCCCTGATGCGGGCAGGCGAGGTGGATGCGGTCATCGTCGGCGCCGATCGCATCGCGGCCAACGGGGATACGGCCAACAAAGTCGGCACCTACGCGCTCGCGGTCCTCGCCCACGCCCACGGACTGCCCTTCTACATCGCCGCGCCGCTCTCGACCGTCGATCTTGCCACCCCGGAGGGTACGGTGATCCCGATCGAGGAGCGTTCTCCCGACGAAGTGACGATGCTGGCCGGCACGCGCGTGGCAGCCGCCGGGATCGCCGTACGCAACCCCGCGTTCGACGTCACCCCGCACCGGTTGATCACGGCCATCGTCACCGAAGCGGGCGTGCTGCGCCCGCCGTACCCCGTCACGCTGCGCGCAGCCAGAGACGCCGTGGGACGGGGACAGGCGGAGGCCGGGCGATGA
- a CDS encoding glycosyltransferase family 2 protein, with translation MKRTLRRKTIVVSVLLVWAAVTARQLALHDATWLSAIFFATGLYGTVLMAVAIWPRREGTPPAGVPPAGAGVGRPFVSIIVPARNEQDVIADTVRCLCALDYRDDAGRPAFELIVVDHRSTDRTGAVLEDLQRGLAFTVVRPSVQDGVGKAVALNVGLAGARGDAICVFDADARVAPDFLARLVPYLSRPGVAGVQARKLVYDGRRNFLMRAQEDDYFVFQTLTQRSRHRLGGAVILTGNGLVTRRAALEAVGGWNEEALTEDIDLSVRYALRGWTVHYCEDVVVWEEAVSTWRGLVQQRTRWSEGSLGCLFEYGAVLLRAPVSWRKRFDFLVFLSGSLVLALSMLASYVLLAEDWLLSFTSHRLSVLNALPVAKHQPWYAYYWIIVILSTVASIAVERVRTPAAVLVTSARYMLFATHQIVTLPLALYRYVRSVFTGRIEWMKTEHSGVGLPAFAGRAAEQGMSRGVTSLAHAVGSDARTAAARPVRSPQPVADPAP, from the coding sequence ATGAAACGGACCCTCCGCCGGAAGACCATCGTCGTGTCCGTGCTGCTCGTCTGGGCCGCCGTTACCGCGCGGCAGCTCGCGCTGCACGACGCGACCTGGCTCTCGGCGATCTTTTTCGCGACGGGCCTGTACGGGACGGTGTTGATGGCCGTGGCGATCTGGCCCCGTCGGGAAGGCACGCCGCCGGCCGGCGTCCCGCCCGCCGGCGCGGGGGTCGGCCGGCCGTTTGTCAGCATCATCGTCCCGGCGCGCAACGAACAGGATGTGATCGCCGACACCGTTCGATGCCTCTGCGCGCTGGACTACCGGGACGACGCGGGGCGGCCCGCCTTCGAGCTCATCGTGGTGGATCACCGGTCGACGGACCGCACCGGGGCCGTGCTCGAGGACCTGCAGCGCGGCCTGGCTTTCACGGTCGTCCGGCCGTCCGTCCAGGACGGCGTGGGCAAGGCCGTGGCGCTGAACGTGGGCCTCGCCGGCGCGCGCGGGGACGCGATCTGCGTATTCGACGCCGACGCGCGCGTCGCGCCCGACTTCCTCGCGCGGCTGGTCCCGTACCTCAGCCGGCCGGGGGTGGCGGGCGTGCAGGCGCGCAAGCTGGTCTACGACGGCCGGCGAAATTTCCTGATGCGGGCGCAGGAAGACGACTATTTCGTCTTCCAGACGCTCACACAGCGCAGCCGGCACCGGCTCGGCGGCGCGGTGATCCTGACCGGCAACGGACTCGTCACGCGCCGCGCCGCGCTCGAAGCGGTCGGGGGCTGGAACGAGGAGGCGCTCACCGAGGACATCGATCTGTCGGTGCGCTACGCGCTCCGCGGCTGGACCGTTCATTACTGCGAAGACGTCGTCGTGTGGGAGGAGGCCGTGTCGACGTGGCGCGGCCTCGTGCAGCAGCGCACCCGGTGGTCCGAGGGTTCGCTCGGCTGTCTCTTCGAGTACGGCGCCGTCCTGCTACGGGCGCCGGTGTCGTGGCGGAAACGGTTCGACTTCCTCGTCTTTCTGTCCGGCTCGCTCGTCCTCGCGCTGTCGATGCTCGCGAGTTACGTTCTGCTCGCGGAGGACTGGCTGCTCAGCTTCACCTCGCACCGGCTGTCGGTCCTCAACGCGCTGCCCGTGGCGAAGCATCAGCCCTGGTACGCCTATTACTGGATCATCGTCATCCTCTCGACGGTGGCGAGCATCGCCGTGGAACGGGTCCGCACGCCTGCCGCCGTCCTGGTCACGTCGGCCCGGTACATGCTCTTCGCCACGCATCAAATTGTCACGCTGCCGCTCGCGCTGTACCGGTACGTCCGCAGCGTGTTCACCGGACGGATCGAATGGATGAAGACCGAGCACAGCGGCGTGGGCCTCCCCGCGTTTGCGGGCCGGGCGGCGGAGCAGGGGATGTCGCGCGGCGTCACATCGTTGGCGCACGCCGTAGGCTCAGACGCGCGGACCGCGGCGGCGCGTCCGGTGCGGTCGCCGCAGCCCGTGGCCGACCCCGCGCCCTAG
- the ileS gene encoding isoleucine--tRNA ligase: MPFRPVDPRTDFPAQERATLEWWTREGILGRYLARNRNAAERWSFLDGPITANNPMGVHHAWGRTYKDLFCRYHTMLGRRQRYQNGFDCQGLWVEVEVEKELGFKSKRDIERYGIAEFVDRCKARVLKYAGVQTQQSIRLGYWMDWDNSYYTMSDENNYSIWLFLKRCWERGLVYKGHDVMPWCPRCSTGISEHEIVTEGYQEVTHLSLTVRLPIAGRPGEYLLVWTTTPWTLTSNVAVAVHPELTYVKVREERGPLPKGIYYVAQDRVEFVFAGQPKPKIIDAMPGSALVGWRYEGPFDDLPAQQGVTHRVVPWPEVSATEGTGLVHIAPGCGAEDFALGKELDLAVLAPIDEFGVFTEPFGWLAGRHVYDVAAPIREDLERRGLLYRADDHTHRYPMCWRCGSELVFRLVDEWFIAMDSLREPMMAVTRQIRWIPEFGLERELDWLRNMHDWMISKKRYWGLALPIYECRECGTFEVIGGEDELKARAVEGWDVFAGHTPHRPWIDAVKIRCRRCGTVVSRILDVGNPWLDAGIVPFSTMFYRQDPAAWRDWFPADFITEAFPGQYRNWFYSMLVMSTVLENRPPFLTCLGHAMVRDETGREMHKSWGNMIEFNDAAERMGADVIRWLYAVQNPAQNVNFGYGPGDEVRRRFILPLWNVYAFFVTYANLDGWAPAGAGQVPPAGRQIPPGGRQVPPGAGLLDRWILSRLADVTAIVRERLDAYDVGGAARPLERFVDDLSLWYVRRGRRRYWKSDADADKQAAYETLYGVLVALSKVLAPFLPFLAEALYQNLVRSLDAAAPESVHLCAMPGPDAGARDPGLEQAMQQTRHFVSLGRAARGDARLKVRQPLAFATLLDRSGSIAGRPELIELLRDELNVRDVRFAGSLAELGRLEVRPRFDLLGPKFGGRITAIADALRSQGPALVEQTPEGEPYRVRLAAGDEILLERAEVDVRMRWREAHAGAGEGGAWVVLDTTVTDDLAREGLARELIHQVQQMRKEAGLEIADRITLYYDDDDRLGDVLRAHGETIFREVLAVGAETGVPAGGVHRKSVRLDGHAVTLGIAREQDRAAAARITRPEATP, encoded by the coding sequence ATGCCGTTTCGGCCAGTCGATCCGCGCACCGATTTCCCGGCTCAGGAGCGGGCAACCCTCGAGTGGTGGACCCGGGAAGGCATCCTCGGCCGGTATCTCGCTCGCAACCGCAACGCGGCGGAGCGGTGGTCGTTTCTCGACGGGCCGATCACGGCCAACAACCCGATGGGCGTCCACCACGCGTGGGGCCGGACGTACAAGGACCTCTTTTGCCGCTATCACACTATGCTCGGCCGCCGGCAGCGCTACCAGAACGGGTTCGACTGCCAGGGCTTGTGGGTGGAAGTCGAGGTCGAGAAGGAGCTCGGCTTCAAAAGCAAGCGGGACATCGAGCGGTACGGGATCGCGGAATTCGTCGACCGGTGCAAGGCCCGAGTCTTGAAGTACGCCGGAGTGCAGACCCAGCAGTCCATCCGGCTCGGCTACTGGATGGACTGGGACAATTCGTACTACACGATGTCTGACGAAAACAACTACAGCATCTGGTTGTTCCTCAAGCGCTGCTGGGAACGGGGCCTCGTATACAAAGGCCACGACGTCATGCCGTGGTGCCCGCGGTGCAGCACCGGCATTTCCGAGCACGAGATCGTGACCGAAGGATACCAAGAGGTCACCCACCTCAGCCTGACCGTGCGGCTTCCGATCGCCGGACGCCCCGGCGAGTATCTGCTGGTGTGGACCACGACACCGTGGACGCTCACGAGCAACGTCGCCGTGGCGGTGCATCCGGAGCTCACATACGTCAAGGTTCGCGAGGAAAGAGGTCCGTTACCCAAGGGGATATACTACGTCGCCCAAGACCGCGTGGAGTTTGTGTTCGCGGGCCAGCCGAAACCCAAGATTATTGACGCCATGCCCGGCTCGGCGCTCGTGGGCTGGAGGTACGAGGGGCCGTTCGACGATCTGCCGGCGCAGCAGGGTGTGACGCACCGGGTCGTGCCGTGGCCGGAGGTGAGCGCCACGGAGGGGACGGGGCTGGTGCACATCGCTCCCGGCTGCGGGGCCGAGGACTTCGCCCTCGGCAAAGAGCTCGACCTCGCGGTGCTCGCGCCGATCGACGAGTTCGGCGTGTTCACCGAGCCCTTCGGCTGGCTGGCCGGCCGGCACGTGTACGACGTGGCCGCGCCGATCCGGGAGGACCTGGAACGCCGCGGGCTCCTGTATCGCGCCGACGACCACACGCACCGCTACCCGATGTGCTGGCGCTGCGGGAGCGAGCTGGTGTTCCGGCTCGTCGATGAATGGTTCATCGCCATGGATTCGCTGCGCGAGCCTATGATGGCGGTGACCCGCCAGATCCGGTGGATTCCCGAGTTCGGGTTGGAACGGGAGCTGGACTGGCTGCGCAACATGCACGACTGGATGATCAGCAAGAAGCGGTACTGGGGCCTCGCGCTGCCAATCTACGAATGCCGTGAGTGCGGAACGTTCGAGGTGATCGGCGGCGAGGACGAGCTCAAGGCCCGGGCCGTGGAGGGCTGGGACGTCTTCGCCGGCCACACTCCGCACCGGCCGTGGATCGACGCCGTGAAGATCCGCTGCCGCCGCTGCGGGACCGTGGTCTCACGCATTCTCGACGTCGGCAACCCGTGGCTCGACGCCGGGATCGTGCCGTTCTCGACGATGTTTTACCGGCAAGACCCGGCGGCGTGGCGCGACTGGTTCCCGGCCGACTTCATCACCGAGGCGTTTCCCGGGCAGTACCGCAACTGGTTTTACTCGATGCTCGTGATGAGCACCGTGCTCGAGAACCGACCGCCGTTTCTCACCTGCCTCGGCCACGCGATGGTGCGCGACGAGACGGGCCGGGAAATGCACAAGTCCTGGGGCAACATGATCGAGTTCAACGACGCCGCGGAGCGAATGGGCGCGGATGTCATCCGCTGGCTCTACGCCGTGCAGAATCCCGCGCAGAACGTCAATTTCGGCTACGGGCCGGGCGACGAGGTCCGCCGGCGGTTCATCCTGCCGCTGTGGAACGTCTACGCGTTCTTCGTGACCTACGCCAATCTCGACGGCTGGGCTCCCGCTGGCGCGGGACAGGTCCCGCCTGCCGGGAGGCAGATTCCGCCTGGCGGGAGGCAGGTTCCGCCTGGCGCGGGGCTGCTCGACCGGTGGATCCTCTCCCGGCTCGCGGACGTCACCGCGATCGTGCGGGAGCGGCTCGATGCCTACGACGTCGGGGGGGCCGCGCGGCCGCTGGAGCGATTCGTGGACGACCTGTCGTTGTGGTACGTTCGGCGCGGCCGGCGGCGGTACTGGAAGTCGGACGCCGATGCGGACAAACAGGCGGCGTACGAGACGTTGTACGGCGTGCTGGTCGCGCTGTCGAAGGTGCTGGCGCCGTTCCTGCCGTTTCTCGCGGAGGCCCTCTACCAGAACCTCGTCCGCTCGCTCGACGCCGCCGCCCCCGAGAGCGTGCACCTCTGCGCCATGCCGGGCCCCGACGCGGGCGCGCGGGATCCCGGCCTGGAGCAGGCGATGCAGCAGACCCGCCATTTCGTGTCCCTCGGACGCGCCGCCCGCGGGGACGCGCGCCTGAAGGTCCGGCAGCCGCTGGCCTTCGCGACCCTGCTCGACCGGTCCGGGTCCATCGCCGGCCGTCCCGAGCTGATCGAGCTGCTCCGGGACGAGTTGAACGTGCGCGACGTGCGCTTCGCCGGTTCGCTCGCGGAGCTCGGCCGGCTCGAGGTGCGGCCGCGCTTCGATCTGCTCGGCCCCAAGTTCGGAGGGCGCATCACCGCGATCGCGGACGCGCTGCGCTCGCAGGGTCCCGCGCTTGTCGAGCAGACGCCCGAGGGCGAGCCGTATCGCGTGCGGCTCGCGGCGGGCGACGAGATCCTGCTCGAGCGCGCGGAGGTAGACGTGCGCATGCGGTGGCGGGAGGCGCATGCCGGGGCCGGGGAGGGCGGCGCGTGGGTCGTCCTCGACACGACCGTCACCGACGACCTGGCCCGCGAGGGGCTCGCCCGCGAGCTCATCCATCAGGTCCAGCAGATGCGCAAGGAGGCCGGGCTCGAGATCGCGGATCGCATCACGCTCTATTACGACGACGACGACCGGCTCGGTGACGTGCTGCGGGCGCACGGGGAGACAATTTTCCGCGAGGTGCTGGCGGTCGGCGCGGAGACCGGCGTCCCCGCCGGCGGCGTGCACCGGAAATCGGTGCGCCTCGACGGGCACGCGGTGACGCTCGGAATCGCGCGCGAGCAGGATCGCGCGGCCGCCGCGCGAATCACTCGGCCCGAGGCAACGCCATGA
- a CDS encoding amino acid racemase, translating to MTGPARRRTLGVIGGMGPLATADFYLRLVRATPAKTDQNHLHVLIDSNAAIPDRTAAIEGRGPDPTPMLVETAQRLVRAGAEVLAMPCNSAHAFLDAIRRAVPVPVLDMMAEVAAAAAALRPAPATVGLLATAGTVRQRLYEHALARRGIGVLLPDAAGQRVVSQAIASVKAGDTGPAVRARVRGAAADLVRAGAGAIVLGCTELPLLLDPGDAAVPILDGTEILARAAVREGLGEYHSAEERSQGSIGASPAPVRRH from the coding sequence ATGACGGGACCCGCGCGGCGGCGCACGCTCGGTGTAATCGGCGGGATGGGTCCTCTCGCGACGGCCGACTTCTACCTCCGGCTGGTGCGGGCCACGCCCGCGAAGACCGATCAAAACCATCTGCACGTGCTCATCGACAGCAACGCCGCGATCCCCGATCGTACCGCGGCCATCGAGGGACGCGGGCCCGATCCGACGCCCATGCTCGTGGAGACGGCGCAGCGCCTGGTGCGGGCGGGGGCGGAGGTCCTCGCCATGCCGTGCAACTCCGCGCACGCATTCCTGGACGCGATCCGCCGCGCCGTGCCGGTTCCCGTGCTCGACATGATGGCGGAGGTCGCGGCCGCGGCGGCGGCGCTGCGCCCCGCCCCGGCAACGGTCGGGCTGCTGGCGACGGCGGGGACGGTGCGGCAGCGGCTCTACGAGCATGCCCTTGCCCGGCGGGGCATCGGTGTGCTGCTCCCGGACGCCGCCGGCCAGCGCGTGGTGTCCCAGGCCATCGCGTCGGTGAAGGCCGGCGACACGGGTCCCGCGGTGCGCGCCCGCGTCCGGGGGGCGGCCGCAGACCTGGTCCGCGCCGGCGCCGGGGCGATCGTGCTCGGCTGCACGGAGCTGCCGCTGCTCCTCGATCCCGGCGACGCAGCGGTCCCGATTCTCGACGGGACGGAAATCCTGGCGCGCGCCGCGGTCCGGGAGGGGCTCGGGGAATATCACTCAGCGGAAGAGCGTTCGCAAGGGAGTATCGGGGCGTCGCCCGCCCCGGTCAGGAGGCATTGA
- a CDS encoding TraR/DksA C4-type zinc finger protein, translating to MPDKRSAKKPGRRTPAARAVRRRRSDLSRAGREAASPAEAKKSVGRSARAAAGPAEPAAPSRAARARGLSGPRLEPYLRRLLDERRRLRQELSEMEQHQVKTEEKPVADVSGSYDDDLVDVATETFEREKGLALESSVQGMLQMVEDALRRARGGTYGVCDGCGRSIDANRLRAIPYARLCIKCKEHEERLRSVTR from the coding sequence ATGCCCGACAAGCGCTCCGCGAAGAAGCCTGGTCGCCGCACTCCCGCCGCCCGCGCCGTCCGGCGCCGGCGTTCCGACCTGTCCCGCGCCGGTCGGGAGGCCGCCTCTCCGGCGGAGGCCAAGAAATCCGTCGGCCGATCCGCGCGCGCGGCGGCCGGTCCGGCAGAACCGGCGGCGCCGTCCCGCGCGGCCCGCGCGCGGGGGCTCTCCGGACCGCGGCTCGAGCCGTACCTGCGGCGCCTCTTGGACGAGCGCCGGCGGCTTCGCCAGGAGTTGTCCGAGATGGAGCAGCACCAGGTGAAGACCGAGGAGAAGCCGGTCGCCGACGTGTCCGGCAGTTACGATGACGACCTCGTCGACGTCGCCACGGAGACGTTCGAGCGGGAGAAGGGTCTCGCGCTCGAGAGCAGCGTGCAGGGAATGTTGCAGATGGTGGAGGACGCGCTGCGGCGGGCCCGCGGCGGTACGTACGGCGTGTGCGACGGCTGCGGACGGTCGATCGATGCGAACCGGCTTCGCGCCATCCCCTACGCCCGCCTGTGCATCAAGTGCAAGGAGCACGAGGAGCGGCTGCGCAGCGTAACGCGCTGA
- the lspA gene encoding signal peptidase II, translating into MVLAGFVLAFGGGTAAGALARQHLAPGVERILVPGVLSLTLLHNTGVAFSLLRGLPPAAIVALALTLLGVAVYNRNAWPRTAAVRWGLGLMSGGAAANVVERLRFGYVIDYLDVHVWPVFNLADSAIVVGAGLLVLALLKAGGASSEIERR; encoded by the coding sequence TTGGTCCTCGCCGGGTTCGTGCTCGCCTTCGGCGGCGGAACGGCGGCCGGCGCGCTGGCGCGGCAGCATCTGGCCCCCGGCGTCGAACGCATCCTGGTGCCCGGTGTGCTGTCGCTCACGCTGCTCCACAACACGGGGGTGGCGTTCAGCCTGCTGCGCGGGCTCCCGCCGGCGGCGATCGTGGCCCTCGCCTTGACCCTGCTCGGTGTGGCCGTCTACAATAGGAACGCTTGGCCACGGACCGCCGCGGTCCGGTGGGGGCTCGGGCTCATGTCCGGCGGAGCCGCCGCCAATGTGGTCGAGCGGCTGCGCTTCGGGTACGTCATCGATTACCTCGACGTTCACGTCTGGCCGGTGTTCAACTTGGCGGACTCCGCCATCGTCGTGGGGGCCGGACTACTCGTCCTGGCATTGCTCAAGGCCGGCGGTGCAAGCTCCGAGATCGAACGGAGGTGA